A genome region from Haloarcula rubripromontorii includes the following:
- the dph2 gene encoding diphthamide biosynthesis enzyme Dph2 has protein sequence MSQERTDGDLRNTGLSLKHDREWDYELDRIIEAVEERDAEKVGLQFPEGLKRRGPAVADDLRENLPDDVTVLLSGQPCYGACDLDTYMMRRTDVFVHFGHSPMKESDKIIYVPLFSNVDVFPIMKQAREEQLADPEEDPDVGLVTTAQHMNKFDEMREWLEDRGYTVHTRRGDERLTHEGQVLGCNYASADVDADQMLYVGGGKFHPLGLAMEHPEKHVVIADPVNNVVTVADTEKFMKQRYGAVHRAMDAESWGVIFCTKIGQGRWDKAQEIVENNENAYLITMDEVTPDRLTNFGMDAYVNTGCPRITTDDGPQFKKPMLTPGEYEIAIGEKPLDSLEFDTFHGTW, from the coding sequence ATGAGTCAAGAGCGGACTGACGGCGACCTCCGGAACACCGGACTGTCGCTCAAACACGACCGCGAGTGGGATTACGAGCTCGACCGAATCATCGAAGCTGTCGAGGAGCGCGACGCAGAGAAGGTTGGCCTGCAGTTCCCTGAGGGACTGAAGCGCCGCGGTCCGGCCGTGGCCGACGACCTCCGCGAGAATCTCCCCGACGATGTGACGGTACTGCTCTCGGGCCAGCCCTGCTACGGGGCCTGTGACCTGGACACCTACATGATGCGCCGGACTGACGTGTTCGTCCACTTCGGTCACTCGCCGATGAAGGAGTCTGACAAGATTATCTACGTGCCGCTGTTCTCCAACGTCGACGTCTTCCCCATCATGAAGCAGGCCCGCGAGGAACAGCTCGCGGACCCCGAAGAAGACCCCGACGTGGGGCTTGTGACGACGGCCCAGCACATGAACAAGTTCGACGAGATGCGCGAGTGGCTCGAAGACCGGGGTTACACCGTCCACACGCGCCGCGGCGACGAGCGGCTGACCCACGAGGGGCAGGTGCTGGGCTGTAACTACGCCAGCGCCGACGTGGACGCCGACCAGATGCTGTACGTCGGTGGCGGGAAGTTCCACCCGCTCGGGCTGGCGATGGAACACCCCGAGAAACACGTCGTCATCGCGGACCCGGTCAACAACGTCGTTACCGTCGCGGACACGGAGAAGTTCATGAAGCAGCGATACGGCGCGGTCCACCGCGCGATGGACGCCGAGTCCTGGGGCGTCATCTTCTGTACGAAGATCGGACAGGGCCGCTGGGACAAGGCCCAGGAGATCGTCGAGAACAACGAGAACGCCTACCTCATCACCATGGATGAGGTGACACCGGACCGGCTGACGAACTTCGGGATGGACGCCTACGTCAACACCGGCTGTCCGCGTATCACGACCGACGACGGCCCGCAGTTCAAGAAGCCGATGCTCACCCCCGGCGAATACGAAATCGCTATCGGCGAGAAGCCGCTCGACTCGCTGGAGTTCGACACCTTCCACGGCACCTGGTAG